Proteins from one Peromyscus eremicus chromosome 8a, PerEre_H2_v1, whole genome shotgun sequence genomic window:
- the LOC131915983 gene encoding T-cell-specific guanine nucleotide triphosphate-binding protein 2-like, with product MAWASSFDAFFKNFKRENKILSEETITLIKSHIEEKKLQEALSVIQNALRDIDNAPLNIAVTGETGTGKSTFINALRGVGQEEEGAAATGVTETTMEIKHYDHPKFHQVKIWDLPGIGSTNFPPQDYLREMKFGKYDFFIIISATRFKENDAQLAKAIKEMKMNFYFVRTKIDVDLYSEQKSKPKTFNKENVLMKIQDDCSEKLKEVLSSEPRIFLVSSFDVSDFDFPKLETTLLGELPAHKRHIFMLSLHSVTEETINLKRDSLKQKVYLEALKAGAWAFIPFVGMIRSELENLNETFNLYRSYFGLDDASLEKIAENYNLSVKELKSLLRFYNLFTEDNDESLEERLMKYINIFSLIFGGPGGSRIYYEKTYYLQNLFLDTAANDAIALLKKEALFEKKVGPYISKPPDYWE from the coding sequence ATGGCTTGGGCCTCCAGCTTTGATgcattctttaagaattttaagaGGGAAAACAAAATCCTCTCTGAGGAAACCATCACCTTGATTAAATCCCACATTGAGGAAAAGAAACTCCAGGAAGCACTTTCTGTAATTCAAAATGCACTGAGAGACATCGACAATGCCCCCCTGAACATTGCTGTGACaggggagacagggacagggaaGTCCACATTCATCAATGCCCTcaggggggtggggcaggaagaagaaggtgCAGCTGCCACTGGGGTGACAGAGACAACCATGGAGATAAAGCATTATGACCACCCCAAGTTTCACCAGGTGAAAATATGGGATCTGCCTGGCATTGGGTCCACTAACTTCCCACCACAGGACTACCTAAGGGAAATGAAGTTTGGTAAATATGACTTCTTTATTATCATCTCTGCTACACGCTTCAAAGAAAATGATGCACAACTAGCCAAAGCCATCAAAGAGATGAAGATGAATTTCTACTTTGTCAGAACCAAGATAGATGTTGACTTATATAGTGAACAGAAGAGTAAACCTAAGACTTTCAATAAGGAGAATGTCCTGATGAAAATCCAAGACGACTGTTCAGAGAAACTCAAGGAGGTTCTCTCCAGTGAGCCTCGCATCTTCTTAGTCTCTAGCTTTGATGTGTCTGACTTTGACTTCCCAAAGCTGGAGACCACCCTATTGGGTGAGCTCCCAGCCCACAAACGCCACATCTTCATGCTGTCCCTGCACAGTGTTACTGAGGAAACCATTAACCTCAAGAGAGATTCCCTGAAGCAGAAAGTCTATCTAGAGGCCCTGAAGGCTGGAGCATGGGCTTTCATTCCATTTGTTGGCATGATCAGGAGTGAGTTAGAGAATCTGAATGAAACATTCAACCTCTACAGGTCTTACTTTGGGCTGGATGATGCCTCATTGGAAAAGATTGCTGAAAATTATAACTTGTCTGTGAAAGAACTCAAGTCGCTCCTTCGATTTTACAATTTGTTTACAGAAGACAACGATGAGTCCTTAGAAGAAAGACTAATGAAATATATTAATATCTTTTCCTTGATCTTTGGTGGACCAGGTGGTTCTAGGATTTACTATGAAAAGACTTACTATTTGCAGAATCTCTTTCTGGATACTGCAGCAAATGATGCCATAGCTCTTCTTAAAAAGGAAGCTCTTTTTGAAAAGAAGGTGGGACCATATATATCTAAGCCCCCCGATTACTGGGAATGA
- the LOC131916843 gene encoding uncharacterized protein LOC131916843, whose product MGQTSSATPPQKEDPVLTSSLDSNLQNFKMETKVLSQELTTLIGSYLEDGNLPGTISAIRDALSVIEKAPLNIAVMGETGAGKSSLINALQGVGPDEEGAAASTGVTCTTTERTSYPYSKFPSVTLWDLPGIGSTVFQPHDYLKKIKFEEYDFFIIVSSGRFKHNDAELAKAIVQVNRSFYFVRTHTDHDLMVQKQCSPRRFNRENVLTQIRNSISSILKEVTQQEPPVFLVSNFDVSDFDFPKLETTLLRELPSHKRHLFMLTLPIVAHSTIDQKRDALKQKIWKESVMPRAWATIPFMGLTKNDIEKLEETLNLCRSSFGLDEASLENIAEDLHMPLEDLKANIKSPHLFSEEQGKSLTDKLLEYISRPYFSKAFHLQNYFIDTVANDVKILLSKEELFMEKPLLLQTATGKPSRTADPMAQLLASSFENFFKNFKKESKILSEETITLIESHLENKNLPGAASVISDALRNIDRAPLNIAVTGETGVGKSSFINALRGVWDEEEGAAPTGVVETTMKRTPYPHPKLPTVTIWDLPGIGSTTFPPQNYLTEMKFGEYDFFVIISATRFKDTDAHLAKAIAKMNTKFYFVRTKLDHDLSNEQRRKPKTFNRDSVLKKIRDDCSKHLQETLSSEPPVFLVSNFDVSDFDFPELETTLLRELPAHKRHIFMMSLHSVTETAIDRKRDFLKQKIWLEALKAGAWATIPFGGLIRDKTQKVEETLDLYRSYFGLDDASLENIAKDFNVSVNEIRAHLKSLHLLTRTKDMSLEEKLLKYIEYISSVTGGPLATGLYFRKTYYLKNLFIDTVSSDAKTLLNKEEFLSQKLGSCVSDDPEYWEAAMDL is encoded by the exons ATGGGTCAGACCTCCTCTGCTACACCCCCTCAGAAGGAGGATCCTGTTTTAACCTCCAGCCTTGACTCCAATCTTCAAAATTTCAAGATGGAAACCAAAGTCCTGTCTCAGGAATTAACCACCTTGATTGGATCATACCTAGAGGATGGAAACCTCCCGGGAACAATTTCTGCAATCAGAGATGCTCTGAGTGTCATTGAGAAAGCCCCACTAAACATTGCAGTGATGGGGGAGACAGGGGCTGGAAAATCCAGTCTCATCAATGCTCTACAGGGAGTGGGGCCTGATGAAGAGGGTGCGGCTGCTTCCACTGGAGTGACATGTACAACCACTGAGAGGACATCATACCCATACTCAAAGTTTCCCAGTGTGACACTATGGGACCTGCCTGGCATTGGGTCTACTGTCTTCCAACCACATGATTATCTGAAGAAAATCAAGTTTGAGGAGTATGACTTCTTCATTATTGTCTCTTCTGGACGCTTTAAACATAATGATGCAGAACTAGCCAAAGCCATTGTGCAAGTGAATAGGAGTTTCTATTTTGTACGAACCCACACAGATCATGATCTAATGGTTCAAAAACAGTGTAGTCCTCGGAGATTCAATAGAGAGAATGTCTTAACACAGATTCGAAATTCCATTTCAAGTATACTTAAGGAAGTTACCCAGCAGGAGCCTCCAGTCTTCTTAGTCTCTAACTTTGATGTGTCTGACTTTGACTTCCCAAAGCTGGAGACCACCCTTCTGAGGGAGCTCCCATCCCACAAACGCCACCTCTTCATGCTCACTTTGCCAATTGTTGCTCATTCTACCATAGACCAGAAGAGGGATGCACTGAAACAGAAGATCTGGAAGGAATCAGTAATGCCAAGAGCATGGGCCACCATACCATTTATGGGCTTGACCAAAAATGACATAGAGAAGTTGGAAGAGACTTTGAACCTCTGCAGATCTTCCTTTGGCCTGGATGAGGCATCCCTGGAGAACATTGCTGAGGATTTGCACATGCCACTAGAGGATCTCAAGGCAAACATTAAGTCTCCACATTTGTTTTCAGAAGAGCAGGGTAAATCCTTAACAGATAAACTATTAGAGTACATTAGCCGTCCTTACTTTTCAAAGGCTTTCCACTTGCAAAATTACTTCATTGACACTGTGGCAAATGATGTTAAAATTCTCCTTAGCAAAGAAGAGCTTTTTATGGAGAAG CCTCTTCTACTGCAAACAGCCACAGGCAAGCCTTCCAGAACCGCTGATCCAATGGCTCAGCTTTTGGCATCCAGCTTTGAAaacttctttaagaatttcaagaAGGAAAGCAAAATCCTCTCTGAGGAAACCATCACCTTGATTGAATCCCACCTGGAGAATAAGAACCTTCCAGGAGCAGCTTCTGTGATCAGCGATGCTCTGAGAAACATCGACAGAGCCCCGCTGAACATTGCGGTTACAGGAGAAACAGGGGTGGGCAAATCCAGCTTTATCAATGCCCTGAGGGGAGTGTGGGATGAAGAAGAAGGTGCAGCCCCCACTGGGGTGGTAGAGACAACCATGAAGAGAACTCCATACCCACACCCAAAGCTTCCCACAGTGACAATCTGGGACCTGCCTGGCATTGGGTCCACTACCTTCCCACCACAAAACTACCTAACTGAAATGAAGTTTGGTGAGTATGACTTCTTCGTTATCATCTCGGCTACACGCTTCAAAGACACTGATGCACATCTGGCCAAAGCCATCGCCAAGATGAATACCAAGTTCTACTTTGTCCGCACCAAGTTAGATCATGATTTGAGTAATGAACAGAGGAGAAAACCTAAGACTTTCAATAGGGACAGTGTCTTAAAGAAAATCCGAGATGACTGTTCAAAGCATCTCCAGGAGACCCTCTCCAGTGAGCCTCCAGTCTTCTTGGTCTCTAACTTTGATGTGTCTGACTTTGATTTCCCAGAGCTAGAGACCACCTTACTGAGAGAGCTCCCAGCCCACAAGCGACACATCTTCATGATGTCCCTGCACAGTGTTACAGAGACTGCCATTGACCGGAAGAGGGATTTCCTGAAACAGAAGATCTGGCTGGAGGCCTTGAAGGCGGGAGCATGGGCCACCATTCCATTTGGGGGCTTGATCAGAGATAAAACACAGAAGGTAGAGGAGACCTTGGATCTCTACAGGTCTTACTTTGGGCTAGATGATGCCTCACTGGAGAATATTGCCAAGGATTTTAACGTGTCTGTGAATGAAATCAGGGCACACCTTAAGTCTCTCCATTTGCTAACAAGGACCAAAGACATGTCCTTGGaagaaaaattattgaaatatattgaatatatttccTCCGTTACTGGGGGGCCACTGGCCACAGGCCTTTACTTTAGAAAGACTTACTATTTGAAAAATCTCTTCATTGATACCGTGTCAAGTGATGCCAAGACTCTTCTCAATAAGGAGGAGTTTTTATCACAGAAGCTGGGGTCATGTGTGTCTGATGACCCAGAGTACTGGGAAGCAGCTATGGACCTATGA